A window of Hordeum vulgare subsp. vulgare chromosome 5H, MorexV3_pseudomolecules_assembly, whole genome shotgun sequence genomic DNA:
ATTTTTTATACAAACCTGATGGATCCTGGGTGGATGAGGGAGTAGGGGTGAActcaccaccacaacaaccaaCTCAGAACTTACAAGACAGTATAGATAGATGTGCAGCTCTTTCAGATTTTAAAGTTTTGACAAGATGTAGTTGACCATGTGCAGGTATGCCCTATGTGCAGTGCAGAAGTTTCTACCTCAGCAAACAAGCAGGCATGACCAACAGTCGTTGGTAAACCaacttcatcttcatcagaaaagaaaagaaaaaacgagATGTTGGCACTTGGTGGGAGTATGTAGTAGCATCGTTGTAGTATCCCTGATGTTTAAGCCAAAGCAGGCAGCAGAAGCTTCTACAGTACAAACTTGCCAGGGGACCCAGGGAAATGGAGCATATTTTTTTTTGCCTTCCGCCGATGCTCTGCGTTCCTTACTCTTGTACACTAACTGTATTGTTACTGTCAGACCATTTTTTTCTCtgtgcccggtgtattttatgatTATCGCATTAATGCATTGGGATTTAGATATTTATATCTGGAGATAGATATGCAATATGGATGTgctggaatatatatatatatatatatatacacacacacacacacacacacacatatcagAACTAATGAGTATTCCCAGTATTCGCAATTATAGGCAATCAATTATTATTGGCCATTCATTAGTTAGATGTGAATAAATGCGGATCCATTTTGATAAATTATTAGGCGTGAATAAATGCAGATTTATTTTGATAAGTACGAATTAATTTCGTTCCTTTAATAACGTGCTCGGCGATTCTATAAATACCGGTGTGTATCTTCCAACCAGAGCACCCCACATCGGAACAAATTTAATCCTCACAACTCTCAGTCTCAGAATTTTCTCGCTTTCCGTCTCTCGCAAACGAGCCAGAGAAAGATACTAGGTATTTCGGGTTTGTGTGTTCCCGCCGTTCTTGTGATATTTAGGGTTCGTGCAAAGTTCATACAactaattatgttttcgattcctTTCAGTAGTCTTGAAAAAAAAGGGCAACGCCAACGAGGACATGGGACAGCCTGGAGGCCCATCAAGCACCGGAGGCCTTAGGGAGAATCAGGCCCAGCAAAGCAACCCCGTTGGCTACCTCCTCACCGCTTCTTCCTCTATGGACAGAGCGCAGGCCCCTGTGAGGGCATCCTATGAGCATCTCGGGCCTTTCAGAGGTGGCGCACCACGCTTTGGTCTTTCGACTAGGAGAGTCTCCCCTTCCCCTACCCGACGCCCCCAGCTCGGCAATCTCCTCGCCGGTCGTACCGTGCCCGCGCGGAGCAACATTGGCATGGGTCATGGACTGCTCCTCCCCACGCCACCGCACGCGGCGCAAGTACAACGACAGAGGTGCCAGTGCCACCATGCTACTCCAAGGAATGGTGTTTTGCCGCCGTCGCTTGTGCAAGCTCGGAGCACCGACCATTTCACCTTCCAGTCGCCGCAGCCACGCTCCGTGGCACCGGACAGGGGCAACCGCTTCTACCCGCAGTTTCTCGCGCCGCCGCGGCAGGCGGTGCCTGCGCAGTTCCCCGGTGGTCCGGCCCCGACGGCTTCCGGGGTTCTCAACGCTTCGTCGTCACAATCAACCCGAGCACAGAGCGTCTTCCTGCTTAGCTCCGGTCGCCGCGACGCGCTTGCGCGAGAAGCGGCCACCGGAATCATGCAACGGAGAGAGCCGCCGACCCGTCGTGTCGGGGGGGCCTTCCTCGCACAGCTCGCAGGCACCGGATCTGTGCAACGGGGCTTCGATGGCGGTCTCCTCCATGAGCGCCCGCTTCTTGTAGGCACTGCAGGATCCGCGCAACGCGCGATGGGCTTTGGCGACGCTCGTCTCCCACACGGGCAGTCCCTTCTTGCAAGGATCAGGGCCGCGCTGCGCGAGGAGATGATGCGCTTCGACGACGACGTTGATGGCCTCCACAGGCGCACGCTTCTTGCAGGCACCGGGTTCGCGCCTCGTACGGAGCCGATtggcttcttctacgtaggtctcCATACGCGTACGCTTCTTGCAGGCCCCGGATACGTGTCGCGCAGGCAGTGGCAGTCTACGGGCCTCGGGGCTTGCACAGCGCAAATGATGGAGTCATCAGGCGACGACaaccgagcggcggcggcggcggcggcgacgagaaATGAGGCCATATTGTGGCGCCGAAATAGGATGGTTAGGATTCAGGGGGACGCGACAAGAGCCCGCGCTGACATCCTTGCAGGTAATTAACCACACCACTACTTCATCCGTCATGTCTGTCCTTTGCTCAAATGCAGGTGCGATCCATGCTGAACTCAACATTTTTCTGCCTTCGTTCTGTTCCAGCTTCTCGTGGCCGTGGGGGACGAGGTGGTGGCAGCCGGGCGCCGCCGGACGGTTGGAACTAGCTAAGGAGACGGATCCTTTGCTAAGGTGTCGATCGACGACGAACATCTTCCaacatgaaaaatgaattttagaTGTCCCTTTGCTCTGCTGGAGTTTTACTTAAAATAAATGGTCACCAGACCAATGTCATGTTCCTTTGCTCTGCTGGAGTACAATTTACCAGTTATTATAAGAAGAATTTAATTTTTATCCGTTTCGTGTTTCTTGGTGAAATGCAATTTTGTATATACCTCTTGACTTTTCTTTTCCTTGAATATGTCATTTGTTTATTGTGCAGGGGAATATGTCTGTTAGTGATAGTTTAGATGATAAAAGTTTCGCAAAAAAAGATAATAGTGCGGAGGAAAATTTGGAATATCTCATTGTATAGTTGGCTTCCCTTGATGAACCTAGTGTCGATGTTTGATACCGAGAGTGCTATGGAGTGCTAGCTATTTTGTTCGGAAGGTGTGTGAGTGGTGGAACAGAGTGGCTACAAAGAAGAGACAACACGATCTCTTACATTTTAGGTTTGCACACGAACACGCCACCGTGTATCCTTGATGTGGGGGGCGATGGTGCACTGCATCACATGTTGAAGTAGACTCGTTCCGAAGCGCGGTACGTAAGCAATCTGATAGTCGCTTTTGTAGAACCGAAACACCACATGCCTAGGAGGGAGCCCGTCCATTTGCACGTGGCTATGGGCTGCTCTAGGTCGATCCAACAGCCCCTAGAGTCTCGTGGATAGTTGCTCTGCAATATGAAGAATGAACAAAGAATGAGAGAGCAAGAACAATGCAAGATCTAAAAGTAGGGTAAAAGGTTGTAGATGTGTTTGTTGATTGGGAAACGTTTTACGTCGGCGCGTCGACCAAACATTGGGCCCGTCGCACACCACTCGCGAAGCTCCTCCTCACATGTTCCGGGTACCACACGTCGCTttcccactccttattccttatcTCGTCATGTATGTCGCTCCATACACTCGTTTCCTTCTTGCTCTCATGCATTTCCCTTTCTTCCTCTCTCCCTTTTCTCCTCCATCCATGCATCACACGCCATGGTTACTGCCGATGGGAGCTGTAACCGGTGCCCCGGAGAGCAGCGATCATGGATGGCGAGCGCGACGACCACGGGCTATGAGGACGTCGGCCCTGCTCCGAGAAACTCACAACGTCGTTGTATTTTGGTACATGCTACAACCCGCGTCACAAATTGCTACAACCGACGTCCCATCCGACTGCAACCGGCGTCACATTTGCTACATTGCATAACGGCATTTTGTTTGTTACAACGAGCATCAACCGACTATAGAGAAATCTTCAGCCAACACCGCCAATCGGGGGGAAGCTACAACAGTTGACACATAACGCTCCAACCTTAGATAAAAAAAACTTCAACCAGACGATAGAGAAAGCCTTAACTACGTGAGCTTCTCAGACGAAAAAGGTGTAACCATTGACAAAAAAGCTTCGACCGTAGATGAAACAGGCTCCAATCGGCGCGAGAGAAAGCCTCAACAGAGACTGTGCAACCAGAAAAGTTGCAATCGTGGACAAAGAAAGGTTTAGTCGTATATGTGAAAAGCTTCAATCGACGACCAGAGTTGATTTGCCAGGACCAGCGCCAGGCGACAGTGGCGAGCTGCGATGGTGCCGAGTTGCAACAGCGACGGTGGTGGAGCTATGATTGCGTGCCCTGTGCAGCAACCACAAGTTGCGGGAGGGAGCTATAATGGCCCCCGCATGGAGCACGACAAAGACGAGCTACTGCCGGGATCAGGTGCACACTCTTAAGCGGCTATTGGGGATGGAGGTGCTCATGCGTGAGATGTTGCTGAGATTGAGCGGGAGGCTGAGGGGTGTGCGATGGCGTCTGGACATGTCGCGCGGTGGCGCTACGAGAAGGAGCAGGACGCGGGAGCCTGGATCGTGTGGGATTGGAGGAAAAGGATGACTCAACTTCTGTTCAATCTCATGCGTTTACGGAGGGTCAGATTGGACGCTCGCGCGTTGATCAACCGAGTTTTTAGCCAGTGTGCCGCCGCCTATCATTGGCCTTGTTGATTGTGTATTATTCAAGGAACACATTTGTAATCATCCGACTGATTTTAGCTCGGGCGTAAGCCCCCTCCTGCAGCCGCCACGTGTTTGTGGTCCTGCCTGATTCCACGATCTTCCTTCCATGATAACGGTGTTCACCtaatgctgctgctgttgttctcGTGCACATGCATGGCCTATGTAGCTACCTCGTGCCTATACCGCTACTCATACTAGTGTGCTATTCACTCTCTCTCATTCTTTCATGTCTACTGCATGCATCAACCATTCCAAGAAATCTAGCTTTGGTACAAGGATTGGCATTGATCATTTTTTTTGCCTAGAGGCAGTTGGGTGTGGCCGCTGTCATGCAAAACACTCTCGCTAGCAACGCATGCTTTGAGTAGCATCATTAACGCCTTCCCCGCTGTTGCGGACGTCTAAGCATGCCGTTGCAACATCATCGGAGCAACCAAATCATCGTTGTTGTAGCATGGTTGAAGCAGTCGTGCCatcatcgcgacactgtcatggcCGGTTATCACGCCTCTGCAGCATCGTGAAGTAGTCGGGCCTTCATCGCAACATCGTCATGATCTTCTTCGAAGCACGTCGTCGCAACATCGTCGTGATCGTTCGGAGCATGCCGCCGCGACTGTCCAAGCATGCCATTGCAGCATCATGGGAGCAGCCAAACCGTTGTTGTAGCATCGTCAAAGCAGTCGTGCCATCATCGCAACACTGCCATGACCAGTAAGCATGCCTTTGCAGCAGCATGGGAACAACTAGACCTTTGTTGTAGCATCGTCAAAGCAATCCTTCCATCATCACATCACTGCCATGGATGGTAAGCATGCCTTTGCAGCATTGTCGAAGCAGTCGGGCCTCCATCGCAGGATCATTGCAGTGGTCCGAGCACGTCATCACAACGTCATCGTGATCGTTCGAAGCATGCCACCGCGGGCGCCGTCCAAGCATGTCATTGCAACATCATGGGAGCAGTCAGACCGTTCTTGTAGCATCGTCAAAGCAGTCGTGCCATCATCGCAACACTTCCATGGCCGGTAAGcatgcctttgcatgatcatgggAGCAGCCAGACCGTTCTTGTAGCATCGTCGAAGCAGTGGTGCCATCATCGCAATACTGTCTTGGCCGGGAAGCATGCTTTTGCAGCATCGTCGAAGTAGTCGGGGCCTCCGTTGCAGCATCGCCGGGGTTGGTCGGAGCACGTCGTCACAACATTGTTGTGTTTGTTCGAAGCATGGCACCACGACCTTCTAAGCACCCGCTGTCGCTATTGAAGCACACCATCGCAACATCATCGAACAGTCAATTTGCTGTCCtcgcatcgtcgttgttgttgacacATGTCATCAAAGCACACGGTGGTTGTTTAAAGAACACTGTCGTGGCATCATCGCGCCTGTTGAAGCATGTCATGGCAGCAACATCAAAGTAGCCAAGCTGACATCGCAGCATTGCCGCAACCATTTTGAAGAACACCGTCATGATACCGTCGCGCATGTTGAAGCATGCCATTGCATCATCGAATCAGTCAAGCTGACATCACAACATCACAACGGCGGTCGGCGCATGCCGTCGCAGCATCACCGTCGCTGTCGAAGGACACAATGGCCGTTCGGAGCACGTTGTTGTGCCATCATCGCACCAgtctgtaacaccccaaaaatcgggttatcaatttttgtgctgttattccttcctatCTTTTCTCTCCTGGATTTctcctctggaatttggcaaatgaccaggtgaacccaGTCTATCCCCAACCTCTCAGTGCTTTTCCCATATCCTTGTGCCCTCTTGTCCTTGCTGAGTAAACCCCGAACCCCTTtttgaaaccctagctccgaaatattggaaTTGGGAATCCTATctttgtgttttcaaaggagccatcatttccatTGTTCTGTTGCTCCTCCAAGTCTTCGCAGAGATCATCATCCCCTCATAGACCCcaaatgtgcaaaaatattgcaaagtcatatgcaatatttcccctctagaattaattcctgtttttGCTTGtgtgaggaattaaatccaagaaaatagttATCCATCTCCTATGCTCATGAAATCTTGCAGAGATGTTCTTTGTGATcctatgaagctctcataaaatattggccatcatagaataaaggaaaattgcattttcctattttatgccaatataacattttggggcctttccaaaggaactaccattttggtagctatgaaaaaatcccaaataatttgtggagcttctcatatccatatgatcatcatttccatcaaaatatcaagttccccaattcaaaaattgagcacaatatccctttgcaaattctgtccagatcttctgtttgcaaaggaagtgcttgactccttgttccccttgagttgaaatttTGCAGAGTTCTTTATGATCTTAAATCATCTTCgtccaccaaaatttagcccatTTCATCATTCCATCCTTCCCCAGTAAATTATTTAAGAttctgtccagaatgaagcattgtgaaggaagtaccatttatatatGTACAAATGGTATAAATCTTTGCTAGcatcttcatatgcctaaataaggagcctcctccaaatttcagccatttccatctagccatttgaccccagcatcaacttcttcatttctggtaagtatgccaagttacaaaggaagtgacCCATAGACTTGTTtgtttgagctgaaatttggccagcgtagtgaccttagtgagtggtcaacctcaacCAGGTATGatgccaagaggtgcactgtggAGGTGACACCACAACACAAACACCTTGATGTTGCAAATTATTTGGCTATGGTCTGGTCATCTCATTGCTCCCCATGGTTATCCAAAGGCATAGTGAAGCTCAGTGTTCTTTGGTGAACACCCTAAACATGGTGTGACACCTCAAAGGACATGTCAAGGCCAtggccacgtggtgaccatgggcagagACTGCCAACACGATGCTCTGTGCATTTGAAGCGATGGGAGCTTCGCTCCAGCTGGTTCCAGCTTGTCCAAGCTTGTCTAGGAGGTCCCCCAAGTCGTCCTGCACGCTCTAGAGCTCTCTTCCCCTTGTCCTCTTGCTTCTGGAGGTGCTTGCCGAGGGAATCCCGTCATGGACTTCTCGGAGCTTCTTCCGGAATCGCGAGAACCTTTTCCCCTGAGCTATATAGGGTGCCCGAACTCCTCCCCGAGCTCGCAAGCACCAGCAACCCCAATTGCCCCCTCTTAATCGAGCTCTTGGAGCTCTCTGCTCTCAATGGACGAGAGCCCCATCGGCCCCATGGCGAGCTCAGCTCCCGGGGAGCTCCCCGTCTCTCTTCTCCTCGGTCTGAGCAACCCCTtgtaagggagagagagagagagagtggataAGGTGGGCCAGCcttgtaagagagagagagagcccggGCCGAGGGGAGTAAGTGGAGACGTAAACGGCAGAATACGCTTTCGGTTTACTGAAAGCGTATTTCCCCGAAAGGCGCTTTCTGTTTCAGCTCAGCCGGTCGAACCGCTTAGGTTGTGAACGTTCACTCACTAAGGACTGAAATGAGCAGATTCTGTTTGTTTCATCGCTTAACGAATGAACGTCCATAACTTTgcgaccgtaactccgattgaggtaaaaccagcggccacgtctttgtctcgtcgagcccgttttGATAGTGTCATTTTAATAATATGGTTGCATAGTAGGAATGAACATTTTGCCCTTGCCGTTGTTTGAGCCTTGTAAGAGGAAAGCCCTCTCCGGCAAAGCTTTCCGGTGTGTTAGtgcgcttcttcccggagtattcatcgacccccaggcaagccaacctcttactaTGAGCTCCGGACTTGAGTGATAACGTTGCTTGCACTCTAtgtgtttatctgtatcaccTGTTAGCCTGCATTGGCATATAACAGCGATGATATTACTAGTAGTTCTTAGTTCTACTTTTCATCCAACATACACCCTCAGATGTTGCTCTTGCATATTTAATGCTCATATTTGAGTACATAGTGAGGTGCTGTGTGTGACGCtcacgaacccttgctcgcatttccttcagtaatggcaccatgcctgagtctgtGCTGTTTCCGGCCGTCTGGGGTGGATGCCAAgtttatatttcttttgtcagcaGTTGTCCCGTGTTCTGAGTTGCTTGTCAGCCGTCACGGGCAACTGTTGAAATTCTTTCCGTagcggtgaccctatgctctgagctgttcggccgtcttagggaacttctacattcttcttatcaacaccgcctcatgctctgagctgctttccagccgtctcgAGTGGGAGTTGAGTTACTCCGGTAACGTCctagatctgtgttgtaaagaccgttctggtggc
This region includes:
- the LOC123400117 gene encoding uncharacterized protein LOC123400117, which encodes MGQPGGPSSTGGLRENQAQQSNPVGYLLTASSSMDRAQAPVRASYEHLGPFRGGAPRFGLSTRRVSPSPTRRPQLGNLLAGRTVPARSNIGMGHGLLLPTPPHAAQVQRQRCQCHHATPRNGVLPPSLVQARSTDHFTFQSPQPRSVAPDRGNRFYPQFLAPPRQAVPAQFPGGPAPTASGVLNASSSQSTRAQSVFLLSSGRRDALAREAATGIMQRREPPTRRVGGAFLAQLAGTGSVQRGFDGGLLHERPLLVGTAGSAQRAMGFGDARLPHGQSLLARIRAALREEMMRFDDDVDGLHRRTLLAGTGFAPRTEPIGFFYVGLHTRTLLAGPGYVSRRQWQSTGLGACTAQMMESSGDDNRAAAAAAATRNEAILWRRNRMVRIQGDATRARADILAASRGRGGRGGGSRAPPDGWN